In a genomic window of Gouania willdenowi unplaced genomic scaffold, fGouWil2.1 scaffold_423_arrow_ctg1, whole genome shotgun sequence:
- the LOC114460320 gene encoding cilia- and flagella-associated protein 44-like codes for MVDRCEHTATSSWFKVLLHFRKQWLHSFGYDSERRSNLMLLDDRTLVFIAGNLLVLLQVHTKEQRYLRSCSGEGIGAITAHPSNEYFVIAEKGNQPLILVYEYPSLRLYHILRGGTEQVYSSVDFNLDGSILASVGGAPDYMLTLWDWRHEEVMLRCKASSQEVYRVRFSPHNPELLTSSGTGHVKFWTISPTFTGLKLQGVMGYFGETSATDVEGFVELPDRKVVTGTEWGNLLLWDREAIKVEICRIERQSCHVGTAQPFSLEDGLLMTFGSDGVIRGWDIEKINMADTHSGRLEMEPINELVVGHNVCLSSVVRSPLPNSFIWFAQDSNGAIWKLDLSFTNTTPDPECLFTFHAGSIHGLDVCKTSHLMATTAPDRSVKVFDFLAKKQLTTSCFNQSGTTISWAPPWVKASSGLLGFEDGVVRLLELYRPQSLYAVSRSSCEEDGKLRLKQAFKPHSESVTALAYERNGEILATGCNFSKCSLSADGTVFFFSVGEKYLPIGFIHVPSPVQALEWSPASHSNNRLLILCWSGHVVEVNCPNPKDQEPLKTFLLPELHRRPFRFQSIKSRIKRQEDILRLQALKEEKKKKAKELLTLLDAKQEEDEEEEEEKEEELPPIYIPDPPSPLYCGFYSEPDHFWLSMGGFDSGYLYHCKFSENQDEEPEKRKDEPFHFLPIHNADNDPICSITFSSSRELLLCGMHSGSIRVYPLQPGDLSLTSMQS; via the exons ATGGTGGATAGATGTGAACATACAGCTACATCTTCCTGGTTTAAAGTTCTTCTACACTTCAGAAAGCAATGGCT TCACTCCTTTGGTTATGACAGCGAGCGCAGATCAAACCTGATGCTGCTGGATGACAGAACTCTAGTGTTTATAGCAGGAAACCTGCTTGTACTGCTGCAAGTTCACACCAAGGAGCAGAGATACCTGCGTTCCTGCAGCGGAGAAGGAATAGGTGCTATCACA gCTCATCCCAGTAATGAGTACTTTGTCATAGCTGAGAAGGGAAACCAGCCTCTCATACTCGTCTATGAATATCCCTCATTGAGACTCTACCACATCCTCAGAG GAGGCACAGAGCAAGTGTACAGCTCTGTGGACTTTAACCTGGATGGCAGCATACTGGCCAGTGTGGGCGGAGCCCCAGATTACATGCTGACTCTGTGGGACTGGAGACATGAGGAAGTGATGCTGAGGTGCAAGGCATCCTCACAAGAAGTCTATAGAGTCAGATTCTCCCCACACAACCCAGAACTGCTCACCTCATCAGGAACTGGACACGTCAA GTTTTGGACTATTTCTCCCACATTCACAGGTCTCAAATTGCAAGGGGTTATGGGATATTTTGGGGAAACATCAGCCACTGACGTAGAGGGATTCGTGGAGCTTCCTGATAGAAAG GTGGTAACAGGTACAGAATGGGGTAACCTGCTGCTGTGGGATAGAGAGGCCATCAAAGTGGAGATCTGCCGAATAGAGCGGCAGAGCTGTCATGTGGGGACAGCACAGCCCTTTTCCTTAGAAGATGGACTGTTGATGACTTTCGGTTCTGATGGGGTGATCAGG GGCTGGGACATTGAGAAAATCAACATGGCTGACACACACAGTGGAAGGTTAGAAATGGAACCCATTAATGAGCTGGTAGTTGGACACAATGTCTGCCTGTCATCTGTGGTGAGGAGCCCCCTGCCCAACTCCTTCATCTGGTTTGCCCAG GATTCCAATGGAGCCATCTGGAAACTGGACCTTTCTTTCACCAACACT ACTCCAGATCCAGAGTGCCTGTTTACTTTCCATGCCGGGTCAATCCACGGTCTGGATGTTTGTAAAACATCACACCTCATGGCCACGACAGCTCCTGACC GCTCAGTCAAAGTTTTTGACTTCTTGGCAAAAAAACAATTGACCACCAGTTGCTTCAACCAAAGTGGGACTACCATCAGCTGGGCTCCACCATGG GTGAAAGCGAGCAGTGGTCTGCTTGGCTTTGAGGATGGAGTCGTTCGTTTATTGGAGCTATACAGACCTCAGAGTTTGTATGCGGTATCCAGAAGCAGCTGTGAAGAAGATGGCAAACTGCGCCTCAAACAGGCCTTTAAACCTCACAGTGAATCTGTAACTGCACTGGCTTATGAGCGTAATGGGGAGATCCTGGCTACAGGG TGCAATTTCAGCAAGTGTAGCTTG AGCGCAGACGGAACAGTGTTCTTCTTTTCTGTTGGGGAAAAGTACCTTCCTATCGGCTTTATCCATGTTCCCAGCCCAGTGCAGGCACTTGAGTGGTCTCCTGCATCCCAT AGCAATAACAGACTGCTCATTCTGTGTTGGAGTGGGCATGTGGTTGAAGTGAATTGTCCCAATCCCAAGGATCAGGAGCCACTTAAAACCTTCCTGCTGCCTGAGCTGCACAGGAGGCCATTCAGGTTCCAGAGTATCAAATCTAGAATCAAG AGACAGGAAGACATTTTAAGACTTCAAGCTttaaaggaggagaagaagaaaaaggcaaaagagCTTTTAACCTTGCTTGATGCTaaacaagaagaagacgaagaagaagaggaagaaaaggaGGAAGAGTTACCACCAATCTACATTCCAGATCCTCCAAGTCCTCTCTATTGTGGTTTCTATTCAGAGCCAGACCATTTCTGGCTTTCCATG GGTGGCTTTGACTCAGGTTATTTGTATCATTGTAAGTTCTCAGAGAATCAAGACGAGGAACCAGAAAAGCGAAAGGATGAACCTTTTCACTTTCTACCAATCCACAATGCAGACAATGACCCAATTTGCTCAATCACCTTCAG CTCCAGcagagagctgctgctctgtggCATGCATTCAGGTTCCATCAGAGTTTACCCTCTGCAACCAGGTGACCTCAGCCTCACCTCCATGCAATCTTAG